A region from the Benincasa hispida cultivar B227 chromosome 8, ASM972705v1, whole genome shotgun sequence genome encodes:
- the LOC120083747 gene encoding uncharacterized protein LOC120083747: MGFTMGLNLLLLVAMVATNILSLYHLSSTLQSTKSPVSQPVPDHLIRQLQTIRATINHLTRLHPTAAASTSKTKLSIPSDLVLYSQFSPIASSCHSNPELLHKFMNYTPFSSCPSDSDVAEALILRGCHPLPRRRCFAKTPQKPSSSLPQNPFASSLPESNIIWGKYSCKGFGCLNRLNPNLGFDPSHEITKFMTFKTELDLPIPQLLQIAKAANSVVRLGLDIGGGTATFAARMKLYNVTMVTTTMNLGAPYNEVAALRGLVPLHVPLQQRLPIFDGVMDLVRCGHAVNRWIPVKSMEFLFYDVDRVLRVGGYLWFDHFFSKGLDLDKVYSPLITKLGYRKVKWATANKTDSGGLKNGEVYLTALLQKPVPT; the protein is encoded by the coding sequence ATGGGtttcacaatgggcttgaaTTTGCTTCTTCTTGTTGCCATGGTGGCCACCAATATTCTTTCTCTTTATCATCTCTCCTCTACGCTTCAATCCACAAAATCCCCTGTTTCACAGCCGGTTCCAGATCATCTAATCCGGCAGCTTCAGACCATTCGCGCCACCATCAACCACCTCACGCGCCTCCATCCAACGGCGGCGGCTTCCACATCGAAAACCAAACTCTCTATTCCTTCAGATCTCGTTCTGTACTCTCAATTTTCCCCAATTGCTTCATCCTGTCATAGTAACCCTGAGCTTCTTCATAAGTTTATGAATTACACTCCATTTTCGAGTTGCCCTTCTGATTCTGATGTTGCTGAGGCTTTGATTCTTCGTGGGTGTCATCCACTTCCTCGTCGGCGGTGCTTTGCCAAAACCCCACAAAAACCCTCTTCTTCTTTGCCTCAAAATCCCTTTGCTTCTTCACTTCCGGAATCCAATATTATTTGGGGGAAATATTCTTGTAAGGGTTTTGGCTGTTTGAATCGATTGAATCCGAATCTAGGGTTCGATCCTTCTCATGAAATCACCAAGTTTATGACCTTCAAGACGGAATTGGACCTTCCAATCCCTCAATTACTGCAGATTGCGAAGGCGGCTAACTCTGTTGTTCGTCTTGGACTTGATATTGGCGGTGGAACCGCCACTTTTGCTGCTAGAATGAAGCTCTACAATGTTACTATGGTCACTACGACTATGAACCTTGGTGCGCCGTACAATGAGGTTGCGGCGCTTAGGGGATTGGTGCCTTTGCACGTGCCGCTGCAGCAACGATTGCCAATTTTTGATGGGGTGATGGATCTGGTTCGGTGTGGCCATGCTGTGAACCGGTGGATTCCTGTGAAATCAATGGAGTTTTTGTTCTATGATGTGGATAGAGTGTTGAGAGTTGGGGGTTACCTTTGGTTTGATCATTTCTTCAGCAAAGGGCTGGATCTTGATAAAGTTTACTCTCCTTTGATTACCAAATTGGGGTACCGGAAGGTCAAGTGGGCAACGGCGAATAAGACCGACTCTGGTGGGTTGAAGAATGGAGAGGTTTACTTGACGGCATTGCTGCAGAAGCCAGTGCCAACATGA